The DNA segment CAGATGCGGTCGGATCTCGAACTCGGGTTCGTCGTCCTCCATCTCGAAGAGAGAGGGATACACGTCGATGAAGTGGTATCCTGGCTCGCCGGTGGCTTGTAGGACAGTTCGGACTGTCGGACTACGGAGGTCCTCGCTGGCGCCACAGGCGTACCCCAGCGGCGCGTTGTCGTAGACGAAAAACGGCGCGCTCTCGTAGGCGGTCCAGCCGATGCCCGAAAGCTCGATCTCGATCTCGGTTCCGACGGGGCCGCTCGTCGGCTCGAACGTCTCGATCGAGGGCTGCATCATGAACCCGGTCGCCGCGACTGACTGGCCGTCAACTTCTGCGAGGATTGGGCGCGTCGACCCCTCCGCGGGCGGGACCTCGAACTCGACCTGGAATCGGCCGTCGGCGTCTGTCGTCACCGCCGGCAGGATTCCGGGCCGGGCCGTCGGCGTCACTTCGAGCCCGCGGATACCCTCGCCGACGTGCTGGTACCACTTGAGATCGACCTCCGTCCGCGCCGGGAACTGCCGACCCGTGATGATCGCCTGCGTGCCGGCCTGGCCGTACTGCGGCGTCACGTCCAGTTCGGCGTCAGTGTCTGCGTCGAGTTCGGGGTAATGGGCCTCGATGGGACTCTCTTCGAAGAGCGTGTCGACCCACGCTGTCGGCGGCGTCTCGGCCGGCTCGGTCACTTCGACCGTCCAGGCGTTCGCGCGGTCGCCGCCGACCGATCCGAGCGGCGACTGGGTGTTGTTCGCGACGAACGGCACGCCGCGGTAGTTGCGCCAGACCTGAATGACGTGTTTGCCTGGTGGGCCGACCGCCCGAACCTGTGCGGTCGCCGTGCCCCGGTTGCGAACGCCCGTGACGAACCCGACGAACTGGTTGTCCCAGGCGATCTGGAAGTTGTTCGACTCGACGGACGGGCCGATCCCGTACCCTCGGACCACGAACGCATCGCCCATCGGCGCCTCCGTCCGATCGATCTCGAACCATGGCCGAACTTCGAACTCCGCCCGCGCGAGGACGCTATCGCCGTCCTGAAGCGTAATCTTGTGGGTGCCGCCGTAGTCTTCGGGGACCGTCCAGCTTGTTTCGAACGCGCCTCGTTCGTCGGTCCTGACGGTCGTGATCGTCTCAGTTCGGGGCTGGTACTGCGGCCCGACGACCCGATTGGCTCCGATGATGGCCCACTCCCCATCGCTCGTCTGCCAGACGAGGTCGTACGTTTCGTCCGTGGGGAACTCCCGCCCGCGGATCGTCAACTCGTCGCCGACGTATCCGTCCTCGTCACTCAGTTCGAGCGTCCCCCGCGCGTCACCCGTTCGCCGGTCCGCAAGCCGATCTTGCAGTTCCGAGGAGAGGTCGGAGTCGTCCATACTCGTCGTTCAGCACCTGGGAGGAAATAGCTTGGCTCGGCCGGGATCGACCCCGAACGGACAGTCACACGACTAGCAGAACGACGCCGCTCGCCACGACGATCCCGAGCACGATCGCGACGAGGTGGCCCAGTTTCCGCGTCCCAAGCGCCCATGCCAGCGCGGCCTTGACGAACGTGTTGGCGATTGCTGCGATGACGATCCCGGTGGTCGCGACCTCCGCGGAGACGGTCCCCTCAGCGGCGAGTCGGCTCAGCGTGAGCGTCATGGCGTCGACGTCCGCCAGCCCGGAAAAGAATGCCGTCGCGTAGATCCCCGACGCGCCGAGCCACTCGTTGGCGTACTCGGAGACGAGCAGGACAACAGCGAAGATCGCACCGAACAAAAGCGCCGGCCGGAGCCGGAACGGGTTCTCCAGTTCGTCCGGTTCGATAGATTCCTCGGCGGTCGTCCGCCAGTACAGCAGGACTGCGGCGACAGCGCCGACGAGCGTCATCGCACCCAGCGGCAGGGCGACGGAAGACAATAGCGCGGGATTGACGACAGCGACCTCGATGAGCGCCCGCGGAAACATGACGATCGAGGCAGTCACGACCGCGAAGGCACAGACGTGATACAGTGACCTGTTCTGGACGGTCTTTTCGGCCATCGAGACCGTCGTCGCCGTCGAGGAGACGAACCCGCCCACGACACCGGTTATCGCAATCCCACGTTCCGGCCCCAGGACGCGTCCGAGCACGTACGCGACGAACCCGAGCCCGGTGACGAACACGACCATCAGCCAGACGAAGCGCGGATTGAGGCCGTACAGCGCCTCGAGTTCGCGGTCGGGAAGCGCGGGCAGGACCACCAGTACCACGAGCACGAACTTCGCCGAGGCGAGCCGTTCGCTGCGCTCGATCCGGTCGGCGAACTCGTGGATCGGGTCCTTGACCGTGAGCAAGACGGTGACTGCGCCGCCGACGACGACCGCGAGCGTGGCCGCCTGCTGGGAGTGCATCGTCATCGCCCCGAGCAACACCGTCAGCAGCGCGGCCGCGACCGTCGTGAGGCCGATGTCCCGTTCGTAGACGACCCGGGCGACGTACGCAACCGTCAGCGGGATCGCGAACACGGCGAGCGCGGCCGGGAACGCATCGGGAAAAAAGCCCCAGACGAGCGCGCCGTACAGCGCGAACAGCGGGAAGGTCCGGCTGCCGGCGATCGCACCCGCGGACTCGCTTTGCTCGCGCTCGATCCCGATGAGCGCCCCAAGGCCGAACGCGACCAGCAGGTGGAGGACGACTTCCGCCAGCGGGTCCGCGACTGGATCGACCATTGTCTAGACGTTTCGGCCCGGGTATTGTCAAACGACCGGCCACCGGCGACGTCCGGCACGCGAGTGAAAAATCAGTCGCCGCGTACTTCCCCGGCGACGTCTTCGAGCAGTCGGTACTTCGCCGGCGAGTAGGCGATCACGCGCACGTCTTCCAGGGTGTCGGGCTCGTAGGCCGCGATCTCTTCGCACACCAGCCGCGCCCCGTCCTCGAACTCGAAGGCGGCTGCTCCCGTCCCGAGGATTGGCACGACCAGCGATTCACAGCCGAGTTCGTCGGCTGTCTCGAGGCTGTTTCGAGTCGCATCGCGGATGCTCTGGTCGGTCGCGCGGCCGTCGTCGTAGTGTGGCATCGCGGCCGCGTGGATGACGTACTCGGCGTCGAGTTCGTAGGCGTCGGTGACGGCCACCTCGCCGAGGTCGACCGGCCCCTTCGAGGTGGCTTCCTCGTTGATCGGGCCGTTCGCGCCGCGTCGAAGTGCCCCGGCGACGCCGCTGCCCATCTGCAGGCTCGTCCCGGCAGCGTTGACCAGTGCGTCGGCGCGCTGTTCGGCGATATCTCCCTG comes from the Halapricum desulfuricans genome and includes:
- a CDS encoding MgtC/SapB family protein, with the translated sequence MVDPVADPLAEVVLHLLVAFGLGALIGIEREQSESAGAIAGSRTFPLFALYGALVWGFFPDAFPAALAVFAIPLTVAYVARVVYERDIGLTTVAAALLTVLLGAMTMHSQQAATLAVVVGGAVTVLLTVKDPIHEFADRIERSERLASAKFVLVVLVVLPALPDRELEALYGLNPRFVWLMVVFVTGLGFVAYVLGRVLGPERGIAITGVVGGFVSSTATTVSMAEKTVQNRSLYHVCAFAVVTASIVMFPRALIEVAVVNPALLSSVALPLGAMTLVGAVAAVLLYWRTTAEESIEPDELENPFRLRPALLFGAIFAVVLLVSEYANEWLGASGIYATAFFSGLADVDAMTLTLSRLAAEGTVSAEVATTGIVIAAIANTFVKAALAWALGTRKLGHLVAIVLGIVVASGVVLLVV
- a CDS encoding macro domain-containing protein, producing MELSVVQGDIAEQRADALVNAAGTSLQMGSGVAGALRRGANGPINEEATSKGPVDLGEVAVTDAYELDAEYVIHAAAMPHYDDGRATDQSIRDATRNSLETADELGCESLVVPILGTGAAAFEFEDGARLVCEEIAAYEPDTLEDVRVIAYSPAKYRLLEDVAGEVRGD